One stretch of Opisthocomus hoazin isolate bOpiHoa1 chromosome 18, bOpiHoa1.hap1, whole genome shotgun sequence DNA includes these proteins:
- the CEP250 gene encoding centrosome-associated protein CEP250 isoform X1 translates to MAAAWGQASLQRRLQSAQEARHRQAGLVRQLQAKVLQYQARCRELEQQLAAAGGSLPGGWEAAEDHSLEKALLQVEEEQQRCENLAEVNALLREHLNKANEVNSALKEDVGKLTADWMRAREELELKAREWRNEHELYDSYIRGEHNRLLSLWRQVVTFRRHFLEMKTATDRDLSELKAEQMRVSGSILVSCSRLSSAVQLWASITAGRPVLKDEAQPQAEQDRSQKTQEVVCLEVKEDQEKKELQDRVVELSALLVQSQKQNEEKEKTMKTLSDAVEILEASRLEKEYEASLTKSAKEENLLLQKLIQDITEVVLDDSDSTVSVICTDSSQPAECSNILSCLSSVDAERALALVQEALARRRGAAQALKEELSARQDTIDFLMHQHREQEEKCRKLQQRLEQLEEECKTSSSHQQHLQSLVEALRSDCANLEKTREELQQQLEVTEQKASRLRQSNAKLQLKEDSAQGEKVEQQQTMERARRDQELLLKDLAALEGKHSLLQSELVVTRETLEESHLQRDLLKQEKHELTVALEKAEQSVAEVTGAQSKLSAEIADLRLATANMSSINKALALDKVQLNKLLLQLEQENEVLLGKVTEMERARVSDQEKLNLCNRTNAELCAEKAHLERLLKKAEEQQEGLRVELTILAEEKAETQEKLSQVHRQQESASSALEQLRQEASRQGHALAKVSKEREVLVHEKAALEVRLAAVERDRQGLSEQLTEARSVKETLESSLFEAQQHLSQLEIARSQLEIRLHTVTQAKEVIQGEVKCLQCELEAERSLMKQERENMAQQLLQTEQQYNDTLKLLETDHEVEINKLLQDLASEREGHHSELQEMLEQWEKEKAETEGEHEKHLFDMEQKVATMQARQEEERTRVENAKQEVLLEKESEKNALLETLLQTQGELREACQQLEQLRQEVKEQQENGQNTTERLQTELQETQGKIKAEEKRHKEEIKTIKEEMNILLQQRDALQKQVEELMSQLAASEESQQVIRRKAQQDLSEAQELSRQKVLEVVHLQKILEEKRSQWEKVEHQNKELQVCLQSLEGERSRREEVEHHNSEFQASLKVLESEKARLTLSLEEKELSLRTLEEDNLAQHNEVSQLLSAIHQAQQLHSDHRREIQELNNQIQSLQDIVLEKEAGLATREKQLLQDLEESRAGERCSRDSLHMLEAEMSQLRLRLCSTENRAKALATECQQANSAHCEARSQLDELHVVLHRVICDSRDLVPWSSEQGHVWGLTVSQARDLPAELTVDRVAAALQDLCQHLKQIQQDLNDARKKIQDLEQELSRRQAERDHFSAHNQELQKQLAKNHQEETEMAERMKNSQAALQEEAAALKEEAMTLHQEVASLERKLESTEKQRRDVLHERDRLQALKEELVWEIKLLQESVTASETRANTATDTKHALEQELQTTLSILKIKNEEVETQKKKNQKEAAEVKALQQNLTHMTAIMSQREGEIKLYQDRMRMLEKQKEMHKTALDQVIKDMTEKNQKTESQQEHIQELEKQQEKQRIAVSKMNKDLEDRDLEIRSQQEEIQELEKQREVQRSAVSRMSKELEERDQEIRSQQEEIRELEKQREVQGTAVSRMSKELEGRDQEIRSQQEEIRELEKQREVQGTAVSRMSKELEERDLEIRSQQEEIRELEKQREVQRSEVSRMSMELEERDQEIRSQQEEIRELEKQREVQGTAVSRMSKELEERDQEIRSQQEEIRELEKQREVQGTVLSRMSKELEERDQEIRSQQEEIRELEKQREVQGTAVSRMSKELEERDQEIRSQQEEIRELEKQREVQGTAVSRMSKELEERDQEIRSQQEEIRELEKQREVQGTAVSRMSKELEERDQEIRSQQEEIRELEKQREVQGTAVSRMSKELEERDQEIRSQQEEIRELEKQREVQGTAVSRMSKELEERDQEIKFQKEKIRILEQHGTSQVRNMLVDLDHVNGDLKEKNAELVSLTQYIQELEKEREQVKSLHTSLEHLRAVLKDRESECDSQRNQLRLLQQSKEQHEGHLQELLGKVEKMTLSLSKKDRELESQQKQIQEAEKVMEMQVRTVHDQLEQTLETLKEKDRLIDIQKQQARNYEEQTEERKDALHRDLEYTKAVLKEKDFMIESQKEVIETFQKQEQDSEQQKEILQHLQVALKEQEQEILSLRKQCEAYKEKEEKHEATQINLQATKLTLKERERKIEVLEEAISKLQQQKDEAAMQTKATLQKLECAESLLQTRDQEIVSLQEHIQGLREQKELEGKQVKSLQQDLDKMSQTVKNHRFEFLRQAEQINMFQLREESMKVTLTLCQKQVNQLEEVVRKRDEDNETLMEKLQCQEEQLKTLQNLQISLTKKNEEVRHHREQEKLLEEDLPERKQETKAQGEQKELEEEIRGLREDLQHVQQTLTKKDEEIKDQRDRVRYLEKTLTGREQELRRQSELLRQLTSTLRWKDEGEALKKQIQKLQKWEEEEAEKRKVLQERDHLLKRQKELTQQLEDERKAKGEELEHVIAVLKHTESREVTWKEKAQALTLALTESETANGTLREEIAILQSMVSERDKDRFHLQQALAEGEQLSWLSEKRLLLQRLERLQHAVARLELDKSELKQFNAELRRTLEQVERERRRLKRDCGGRSLPDASGFSLSKSDQHKMPTSRQEESHACCSRQLAELQNQVSLLQTQLAQERKYKQEYIERCTKTSQELSDLHQELSHSLAAVVREPKAAVLEAETRKLDRSLNLNLALTSLEHQSPERQPLHSTARSARSDGLR, encoded by the exons ATGGCGGCGGCGTGGGGCCAGGCCTCCCTGCAGCGCCGGCTGCAGAGCGCGCAGGAGGCGCGGCACCGGCAAGCGGGGCTGGTGCGGCAGCTGCAGGCCAAG GTGCTGCAGTACCAGGCGCGGTGtcgggagctggagcagcagctggcggCGGCAGGG gGATCCCTTCCAGgcgggtgggaggctgcagaagaccacagcctggagaaggcaCTACTTCAGGTGGAAGAGGAGCAGCAAAG GTGCGAGAATCTGGCAGAAGTGAACGCTCTCCTGCGGGAGCACCTCAATAAAGCGAATGAGGTTAATTCAGCCCTGAAAGAAGATGTTGGAAAACTGACGGCGGACTGGATGCGGGCCCGGGAGGAGCTGGAATTGAAGGCACGTGAATGGCGCAACGAGCATGAG CTTTATGACAGCTACATCAGGGGTGAACATAACCGTCTGCTCAGCCTCTGGCGTCAGGTGGTAACCTTCCGCCGTCATTTCCTGGAAATGAAGACTGCCACTGACCG AGATTTGtcagagctgaaggcagagcagaTGAGAGTTTCTGGATCCATACTTGTAAGCTGCTCCCGCCTGAGCTCTGCTGTGCAGCTCTGGGCGTCCATCACTGCGGGCAGACCTGTCCTGAAGGACGAGGCACAGCCACAAGCGGAACAGGACAGAAGCCAGAAGACTCAGGAAGTGGTGTGCTTAGAAGTCAAGGAGGACCAGGAGAAGAAGGAGCTTCAAGACAG GGTGGTGGAGCTCTCAGCCTTGCTTGTACAGTCTCAGAAGCAGAACGAGGAGAAGGAGAAGACCATGAAAACACTTAGCGACGCTGTGGAGATTCTA GAAGCAAGTCGGTTAGAGAAAGAATATGAAGCTTCATTGACTAAAAGTGCCAAGGAAGAGAATCTTTTGCTCCAAAAGCTGATACAAGATATAACTGAG GTGGTGTTAGATGACAGTGACAGCACGGTCAGCGTTATCTGCACCGACAGTTCCCAGCCTGCAGAGTGTAGCAACATCCTCTCTTGTCTGAGCTCCGTTGATGCAGAGCGTGCCTTGGCATTGGTTCAGGAAGCACTGGCAAGGAGGCGAGGAGCAGCCCAG GCCCTAAAAGAAGAGCTCTCTGCCAGGCAGGACACAATCGATTTCCTGATGCACCAGCACAGGGAGCAAGAAGAGAAGTGCAGGAAGCTGCAGCAAAGGCTGGAGCAACTGGAGGAGGAATGCAAGACAtccagcagccaccagcagcacctcCAATCTCTGGTAGAAGCACTCAGAAG CGACTGTGCAAACCTTGAGAAAACCAGGGAAGAGCTACAGCAACAGCTTGAAGTAACGGAGCAAAAAGCCTCGCGTCTGCGTCAAAGTAACGCTAAACTGCAGCTGAAGGAAGATTCAGCCCAGGGGGAGAAGGTGGAGCAGCAGCAGACAATGGAGAGAGCACGTCGTGACCAGGAGCTCCT ACTGAAGGACCTAGCTGCACTTGAAGGAAAACATTCGTTATTACAGAGTGAGTTGGTAGTCACGAGAGAGACACTGGAGGAATCACACCTTCAGAGGGATCTGCTGAAGCAGGAGAAACATGAGCTTACCGTGGCACTGGAGAAG GCAGAGCAGTCCGTAGCAGAGGTGACAGGGGCTCAGAGTAAGCTGAGTGCTGAAATAGCTGATCTACGGCTTGCAACAGCAAACATGAGCAGCATCAACAAAGCTCTTGCATTGGATAAGGTGCAACTGAACAAACTCCTGCTGCAG CTGGAGCAAGAGAATGAAGTTCTTTTAGGTAAAGTGACCGAGATGGAGAGAGCAAGGGTGTCTGACCAGGAGAAGCTGAACTTGTGTAACAGAACCAATGCAGAGCTCTGCGCAGAGAAAGCCCACCTGGAGCGGCTGCTGAAGAAAGCAGAGGAGCAACAGGAGGGGCTGCGCGTGGAGCTGACGATACTGgcagaggaaaaggcagaaacCCAAGAGAAACTCAGTCAG GTTCACCGCCAGCAAGAGTCAGCCAGCAGTGCTCTGGAGCAGTTGCGCCAGGAGGCCTCTCGCCAAGGGCACGCACTGGCCAAGGTGTCCAAGGAGAGGGAGGTGTTGGTGCATGAGAAGGCTGCCCTGGAGGTGCGACTGGCAGCCGTGGAGCGGGACAGGCAAGGCCTTTCCGAGCAGCTGACAGAGGCCAG GTCAGTGAAGGAGACCCTGGAATCCAGCCTGTTTGAGGCTCAGCAGCACCTATCTCAGCTGGAGATCGCCAGGAGTCAGCTTGAAATCCGTCTTCACACGGTCACACAGGCCAAGGAGGTGATACAAG GGGAAGTGAAGTGCCTTCAATgtgagctggaagcagagagatCTCTCATGAAGCAGGAACGGGAAAACATGGCGCAGCAGCTCTTGCAGACGGAACAGCAGTAtaacgataccctcaaacttctCGAAACCGATCATGAAGTGGAAATAAACAAGCTCCTGCAAGACCTG gcAAGCGAGCGGGAAGGACACCATTCAGAGCTGCAGGAGATGCTGGAGCAATGGgaaaaggagaaggcagagaCAGAAGGGGAGCACGAGAAGCACCTGTTTGATATGGAGCAGAAAGTTGCTACCATGCAAGCTCGACAAGAAGAGGAACGAACCAGAGTTGAAAATGCCAAGCAAGAG GTCCTGCTAGAAAAGGAGAGCGAGAAGAATGCTTTATTAGAGACGCTACTCCAGACTCAGGGAGAGCTAAGAGAAGCCTGCCAGCAGCTAGAGCAGCTCAGGCAGGAGGTGAAAGAGCAGCAAGAAAACGGGCAG AACACCACAGAAAGGCTTCAAACAGAGCTGCAGGAAACTCAGGGTAAgatcaaggcagaggagaagaggcacaaagaagaaatcaaaaccaTCAAAGAGGAAATGAATATCCTTCTTCAGCAGAGAGATGCTCTACAAAAACAG GTGGAAGAGTTGATGTCTCAGCTGGCAGCCTCCGAAGAGTCCCAGCAAGTGATTCGCCGCAAAGCTCAGCAAGATCTGAGTGAAGCACAGGAACTGtcaaggcagaaggtgctggaGGTTGTGCACCTCCAGAAGATCCTGGAGGAGAAGAGGAGTCAATGGGAGAAGGTAGAACATCAGAACAAGGAGCTGCAAGTGTGTCTGCAGTCTTTGGAGGGGGAGAGGAGTCGACGGGAAGAAGTGGAGCATCACAACAGCGAATTTCAGGCTTCATTGAAGGTCCTAGAGAGTGAAAAAGCAAG GCTGACTCTGTCTCTGGAAGAGAAGGAACTGAGCCTCAGAACCCTGGAAGAAGACAACCTTGCCCAGCACAACGAGGTGTCTCAGCTTCTTTCTGCTATTCACCAAGCCCAGCAGCTCCATTCAGACCACAGAAGAGAAATACAAGAGCTCAACAACCAG ATACAGTCACTGCAGGACATAGTGCTGGAGAAGGAAGCTGGCCTGGCAACTCgagagaagcagctgctgcaggatctGGAGGAGTCCCGAGCAGGCGAACGGTGCTCAAGGGACTCTTTGCACATGCTGGAGGCTGAGATGTCTCAACTGCGTTTGAGGCTTTGTAGCACAGAGAACAGAGCGAAGGCATTGGCCACAGAGTGCCAGCAGGCGAACAGTGCCCACTGCGAAGCCCGATCCCAGCTGGATGAGCTGCACGTGGTTCTCCACCGCGTGATCTGTGACAGCAGAGACTTAGTCCCATGGAGTTCAG AACAGGGTCATGTCTGGGGCCTGACTGTTTCTCAGGCCAGGGACCTCCCTGCAGAGCTCACAGTGGACAGagtggcagcagccctgcaagaCCTGTGTCAGCACCTGAAGCAGATTCAGCAAGATCTG AATGATGCGAGGAAGAAGATACAGGACTTggagcaggagctgagcaggaggCAAGCTGAGAGGGATCATTTCAGTGCCCACAATCAAGAGCTGCAGAAACAGTTGGCTAAAAACCACCAGGAAG AGACAGAGATGGCAGAACGCATGAAGAACTCTCAAGCTGCCTTGCAGGAAGAGGCCGCTGCTCTAAAGGAGGAAGCTATGACTCTGCATCAGGAGGTGGCATCTTTGGAAAGGAAACTCGAGAGCACTGAGAAGCAAAGAAGGGATGTCCTG CATGAACGGGACAGACTGCAAGCACTTAAAGAAGAACTGGTATGGGAGATAAAACTTCTTCAGGAATCAGTCACAGCCTCTGAAACCCGAGCAAACACAGCTACAGATACGAAACATGCCCTTGAACAAGAGCTCCAAACTACACTGTCtatcttaaaaattaaaaatgaggaagtggaaacacagaagaagaaaaatcagaaagaagcagcagaggtaAAAGCTTTGCAGCAGAATCTCACTCATATGACTGCCATCATGTCACAGAGGGAGGGAGAAATTAAGTTATACCAGGATCGCATGAGaatgctggaaaagcagaaagaaatgcataAAACTGCTCTTGATCAGGTTATAAAGGACATGACAGAGAAAAACCAGAAGACAGAATCCCAGCAAGAACACAtacaggagctggagaagcagcaagaaaaacaaaggatTGCTGTAAGCAAAATGAATAAAGACCTGGAAGACAGAGATCTCGAGATCCGATCCCAGCAAGAAGAGAtacaggagctggagaagcagcgagAAGTGCAGAGGTCTGCGGTGAgcaggatgagcaaggagctggaggagagagatCAGGAGATCCGATCCCAGCAAGAAGAGATacgggagctggagaagcagcgagAAGTGCAGGGGACTGCGGTGAgcaggatgagcaaggagctggagGGGAGAGACCAGGAGATCCGATCCCAGCAAGAAGAGATacgggagctggagaagcagcgagAAGTGCAGGGGACTGCGGTGAgcaggatgagcaaggagctggaggagagagacCTGGAGATCCGATCCCAGCAAGAAGAGATacgggagctggagaagcagcgagAAGTGCAGAGGTCTGAGGTGAGCAGGATGAGCatggagctggaggagagagacCAGGAGATCCGATCCCAGCAAGAAGAGATacgggagctggagaagcagcgagAAGTGCAGGGGACTGCGGTGAgcaggatgagcaaggagctggaggagagagacCAGGAGATCCGATCCCAGCAAGAAGAGATacgggagctggagaagcagcgagAAGTGCAGGGGACTGTGTTGAgcaggatgagcaaggagctggaggagagagacCAGGAGATCCGATCCCAGCAAGAAGAGATacgggagctggagaagcagcgagAAGTGCAGGGGACTGCGGTGAgcaggatgagcaaggagctggaggagagagacCAGGAGATCCGATCCCAGCAAGAAGAGATacgggagctggagaagcagcgagAAGTGCAGGGGACTGCGGTGAgcaggatgagcaaggagctggaggagagagacCAGGAGATCCGATCCCAGCAAGAAGAGATacgggagctggagaagcagcgagAAGTGCAGGGGACTGCGGTGAgcaggatgagcaaggagctggaggagagagacCAGGAGATCCGATCCCAGCAAGAAGAGATacgggagctggagaagcagcgagAAGTGCAGGGGACTGCGGTGAgcaggatgagcaaggagctggaggagagagacCAGGAGATCCGATCCCAGCAAGAAGAGATacgggagctggagaagcagcgagAAGTGCAGGGGACTGCGGTGAgcaggatgagcaaggagctggaggagagagacCAGGAGATCAAATTCCAGAAGGAGAAAATACGGATTCTAGAGCAACATGGTACCTCGCAAGTGAGAAATATGCTTGTGGATCTTGATCATGTGAATGGAGActtgaaggagaaaaatgcagAGCTTGTGTCTCTGACTCAGTATATCCAAGAactggaaaaggagagagaacagGTGAAATCTCTTCACACAAGCCTTGAACACCTGAGGGCAGTTCTTAAGGACAGAGAGAGTGAGTGTGATTCCCAAAGGAATCAGTTGAGGCTCTTGCAGCAGTCCAAGGAACAGCACGAGGGCCACTTGCAAGAGCTTCTTGGTAAAGTAGAAAAGATGACACTTTCTTTATCTAAAAAAGATCGAGAGCTTGAGTCACAGCAAAAGCAAATCCAGGAAGCTGAAAAAGTCATGGAAATGCAGGTAAGGACTGTCCATGACCAACTGGAGCAGACCTTAGAAACCTTAAAAGAAAAGGACAGACTGATAGACATCCAAAAGCAACAAGCACGGAACTATGAGGAGCAAACAGAAGAACGAAAGGATGCCTTGCATAGAGACTTAGAATACACTAAGGCAGTACTGAAAGAAAAGGATTTCATGATTGAATCTCAGAAGGAAGTGATTGAGACCTTTCAAAAACAAGAACAAGACtctgaacagcagaaggaaattctGCAGCATCTTCAAGTGGCCCTAAAGGAACAAGAGCAAGAAATTTTATCCCTTAGAAAGCAATGCGAGGCAtacaaggaaaaggaggaaaagcatgaagCTACGCAAATCAATCTTCAAGCTACAAAACTGactctgaaagaaagagaaagaaagatagaGGTTCTGGAGGAGGCTATCTCTAAGCTTCAACAGCAAAAGGATGAGGCAGCAATGCAGACTAAAGCCACACTGCAAAAACTAGAATGTGCTGAGTCTTTGCTACAAACTAGAGATCAAGAGATAGTGTCTTTGCAAGAGCACATCCAGGGCCTTCGAGAGCAGAAGGAGTTAGAAGGCAAGCAGGTCAAGAGTCTGCAACAGGATCTAGACAAAATGAGCCAAACAGTGAAGAACCACCGTTTCGAGTTCCTCAGGCAGGCAGAGCAAATTAACATGTTCCAGCTTCGTGAAGAAAGCATGAAAGTAACACTAACATTATGCCAGAAGCAAGTGAATCAGCTGGAGGAAGTGGTGAGGAAGAGAGATGAAGACAATGAAACTCTCATGGAGAAACTCCAGTGCCAAGAAGAACAACTGAAGACCTTGCAGAATCTCCAGATTAGTCTAACCAAGAAGAACGAAGAGGTTAGACACCACAGAGAGCAAGAGAAACTCCTGGAAGAAGACTTGCCAGAGCGGAAACAAGAGACCAAGGCTCAAGGTGAGCAAAAAGAGTTAGAAGAGGAAATCAGAGGTCTTCGGGAAGATCTCCAGCATGTTCAGCAGACTCTGACAAAGAAGGATGAAGAGATCAAGGACCAGAGAGACAGAGTCAGATATTTAGAGAAGACTCTGACAGGGAGAGAACAAGAGCTTAGGAGGCAGAGTGAACTCCTGAGACAATTAACATCAACTTTGCGATGGAAAGATGAAGGGGAGGCCCTAAAGAAACAAATCCAGAAACTCCAAaaatgggaggaagaggaagcagagaagaggaaagtTCTCCAGGAGAGAGACCATCTCTTgaaaaggcagaaggagctaaccCAGCAACTGGAAGATGAGCGGAAAGCAAAGGGGGAAGAATTGGAGCATGTGATTGCTGTTTTGAAGCATACTGAAAGCAGAGAAGTCACATGGAAGGAGAAGGCACAAGCACTGACTCTTGCCCTTACCGAGAGTGAAACGGCCAACGGGACTCTGAGGGAAGAAATAGCCATCCTGCAGAGTATGGTTTCAGAGAGGGACAAGGACCGGTTTCATCTTCAG